A window of the Helianthus annuus cultivar XRQ/B chromosome 4, HanXRQr2.0-SUNRISE, whole genome shotgun sequence genome harbors these coding sequences:
- the LOC110936713 gene encoding uncharacterized protein LOC110936713, which translates to MTIEKNSFKVVPGNRLESEVSMSSEDDEFEKRGADLDEDEDDYDSGAGSDDFDLLELGETGEEFCQIGDQTCSIPFELYDLSGLEDVLSMDVWNEVLTEEERLSLAKYLPDMDQEHFMRTMKELFTGANFHFGVPMHKLFDMLKGGLCEPRVSLYRQGLGFFQKHRHYHMIRKHQNTMVNNLVQIHDAWSKCRGYSIDEKLRVLNIMKNQKSLIYEKMEEFDTESSEESADGLWSNKKIKDNKQKWGPGPGSGLGRAQYPGYRASPPLALEPANSRKQNAKGTLKVSGSKMSTTKEQASPFASREANPGPSVSSSFLPRQMRDYEEQTMYDVTLHRDHNLSDRFGKNFKGSRGEEFQEPYMGLPVPLKTDMHTFGRNRTVNQLSDIKVLTAKPSNSRFPFDYGKKLKQSDYNNQNPRGYGLPPMDSQQELFWHQSVGEPVDLYRAGTKKGKTVNTQSGGRVVAAAEGMQMLARGEETESDSSDQFGEDDDDNPLMRSKWAYPSGVKSGPNLKKPKLGGKNSNKNIKDFDGSLQNSRKNIDLRDKHKGKNLFNDANGDGHIEGMFLRKTYPGGKKRKGESGNDYSTPPQMHINNYARKSQMVEGYSQDRHDMVDVRLLECNSATKKRKVKDELMYMDDHDQEGQGQSQSQLDDVYVKSVGKRRWADEISMENMISEANVMDIAEEDAELETKTQKKPFTLITPTVHTGFSFSIIHLLSAVRMAMVTLLPEDNVNDEVKQEVVNGDQGVTSCDANVNPNVPSLTVKDIVNRVRSNPGDPCILETQEPLQDLVRGVLKIFSSRTAPLGAKGWKPLVLYKKSIKSWSWVGPVSQTTSDHEIVEEVTSPESWGLPHKMMVKLVDSFANWLKSGQETLKQIGSLPDPPLALMQVNLDEKERFRDLRAQKSLNTINQSSDEIRDYFRKEEVLRYLIPDRAFAYTAVDGKKSTVAPSRKGAGKPTSKARDHFMLKKDRPPHVTILCLVRDAAARLPGSIGTRADVCTLIRDSQYIVEDVSDAQVNQVVSGALDRLHYERDPCVQFDGERKLWVYLHREREEEDFEDDGTSSTKKWKRQKKETVEPVEPSDQGGAVTLAYHGTGEPTEFDLSVEPSGINNELSGPKNATDQGFDDGRDEDVEVLNITSVS; encoded by the exons ATGACGATTGAAAAGAATAGTTTTAAAGTTGTTCCGGGTAATAGATTAGAGTCTGAGGTAAGTATGTCTAGTGAAGACGATGAATTCGAGAAACGTGGGGCTGACTTAGACGAAGATGAGGATGATTACGATTCGGGTGCGGGCTCAGATGACTTTGATTTGCTTGAGTTAGGTGAAACGGGCGAGGAGTTTTGTCAAATCGGGGATCAGACGTGTAGCATTCCATTTGAGTTGTATGATCTTTCGGGTTTGGAAGATGTGTTATCAATGGATGTTTGGAACGAAGTTTTAACGGAGGAAGAACGGTTAAGTCTTGCTAAGTATCTTCCGGATATGGACCAAGAACATTTTATGAGAACGATGAAAGAGCTTTTCACGGGTGCGAATTTTCATTTTGGAGTTCCGATGCACAAACTTTTCGATATGTTGAAAGGGGGGCTATGTGAACCGAGAGTTTCACTTTATCGTCAAGGGCTCGGGTTCTTTCAGAAGCACCGACATTATCATATGATTAGAAAACATCAAAACACCATGGTTAATAACCTTGTTCAGATTCATGACGCTTGGTCAAAGTGTCGCGGGTACAGCATTGACGAAAAGCTCCGTGTGTTAAACATcatgaaaaatcaaaaaagctTAATTTACGAAAAAATGGAAGAATTTGATACCGAATCTTCAGAAGAATCCGCGGACGGGTTATGGAGTAACAAGAAGATAAAAGATAATAAACAGAAGTGGGGTCCAGGTCCAGGTTCAGGCCTGGGCCGGGCCCAATATCCCGGATATCGAGCCAGTCCACCGTTAGCTTTAGAACCAGCGAATTCCAGAAAGCAAAATGCGAAAGGAACGTTAAAGGTTTCGGGCTCGAAAATGTCTACAACCAAAGAACAAGCAAGCCCGTTTGCATCTCGTGAAGCGAACCCTGGTCCTTCGGTTTCATCATCATTCCTTCCTAGACAAATGAGGGATTATGAAGAACAAACGATGTATGATGTCACGCTTCATCGAGATCATAACTTGAGTGATAGATTTGGTAAGAATTTCAAAGGTTCTCGGGGTGAAGAATTTCAAGAACCGTATATGGGTTTGCCAGTGCCGTTGAAGACTGATATGCATACGTTTGGTAGAAATCGGACCGTAAACCAGCTGTCTGATATCAAAGTGTTGACTGCGAAACCGTCTAATTCAAGATTTCCTTTTGATTACGGGAAGAAGCTAAAACAGAGTGATTATAATAATCAGAATCCGAGGGGTTATGGTCTTCCACCAATGGATAGTCAACAAGAGTTGTTCTGGCATCAATCGGTAGGAGAACCCGTTGATCTGTACAG GGCGGGAACGAAGAAGGGAAAAACGGTCAATACACAAAGTGGCGGACGAGTTGTGGCAGCTGCCGAAGGAATGCAAATGTTAGCAAGAGGCGAAGAAACAGAGTCCGATTCATCTGACCAATTCGGTGAAGACGATGATGATAACCCTCTAATGAGAAGCAAATGGGCTTACCCGAGTGGTGTGAAATCTGGGCCCAATTTAAAAAAACCGAAACTTGGTGGCAAAAACAGCAATAAGAACATTAAAGATTTTGACGGGTCGTTACAAAATTCAAGAAAGAACATTGATCTTCGTGACAAACATAAGGGTAAGAATCTTTTTAACGATGCTAATGGTGATGGTCATATTGAAGGTATGTTTTTAAGAAAAACGTATCCCGGTGGGAAGAAGCGAAAAGGAGAATCGGGAAATGACTATTCTACCCCTCCACAAATGCACATAAACAATTATGCTAGAAAAAGTCAGATGGTTGAAGGTTACAGTCAAGATCGTCATGATATGGTTGACGTAAGATTATTAGAATGCAACTCGGCGACAAAGAAACGTAAAGTAAAAGACGAATTGATGTACATGGATGATCATGATCAAGAAGGTCAAggccaaagtcaaagtcaacttgACGATGTCTATGTTAAAAGCGTCGGTAAAAGAAGATGGGCCGATGAGATTTCTATGGAAAATATGATTTCGGAGGCAAATGTTATGGATATAGCAGAGGAAGATGCAGAATTAGAAACAAAAACACAGAAAAAACCGTTTACATTGATTACACCTACGGTTCACACGGGATTTTCATTCTCGATTATACACCTTTTATCGGCTGTAAGAATGGCAATGGTAACTTTGCTTCCTGAAGATAATGTTAACGATGAGGTAAAACAAGAAGTTGTTAATGGAGATCAAGGTGTTACTAGTTGTGACGCTAATGTAAACCCGAACGTCCCTTCTTTGACCGTTAAGGATATAGTCAACCGGGTGCGGTCAAACCCGGGTGACCCGTGTATTCTCGAAACTCAAGAACCGCTTCAAGATTTGGTACgaggggttttaaagatattctCGTCCAGAACCGCACCTTTAGGAGCGAAAGGATGGAAACCGCTCGTTTTGTACAAAAAATCGATTAAATCGTGGTCATGGGTCGGGCCCGTTTCGCAGACTACATCAGATCACGAAATTGTCGAAGAGGTAACGTCTCCCGAATCGTGGGGACTTCCGCACAAAATGATGGTTAAATTGGTTGACTCGTTTGCGAATTGGCTAAAAAGCGGTCAAGAAACATTGAAACAAATCGGAAGTCTACCGGATCCACCTTTGGCTTTAATGCAAGTGAATTTAGACGAAAAAGAACGGTTTCGAGACTTACGGGCTCAAAAAAGTCTCAACACGATAAACCAGAGTTCGGATGAAATTCGGGATTATTTCCGTAAAGAAGAAGTTTTACGGTATCTAATACCTGATCGGGCTTTCGCGTATACAGCTGTCGATGGTAAAAAGTCAACCGTAGCGCCATCAAGAAAAGGTGCGGGAAAACCGACATCAAAAGCCCGTGACCATTTCATGTTGAAGAAAGACCGACCACCACACGTGACCATTCTTTGTCTGGTTCGTGACGCGGCTGCACGATTACCGGGAAGTATTGGGACACGTGCCGATGTCTGTACGCTAATTCGGGACTCGCAGTACATAGTAGAAGATGTTTCGGATGCACAAGTGAACCAAGTGGTTAGTGGTGCGTTGGACCGTTTGCATTACGAGCGGGATCCGTGCGTGCAATTCGACGGTGAACGGAAACTATGGGTTTACTTGCATCGAGAACGCGAAGAAGAAGATTTCGAAGATGACGGGACTTCGTCGACTAAGAAATGGAAACGGCAAAAGAAGGAGACGGTTGAACCCGTTGAACCGTCCGATCAAGGCGGTGCGGTCACGTTGGCGTATCATGGAACCGGTGAGCCAACCGAGTTCGATCTGAGCGTTGAACCGTCTGGCATCAATAACGAGTTATCGGGTCCAAAGAATGCGACTGATCAAGGTTTTGATGATGGAAGAGATGAAGATGTTGAGGTCTTAAACATCACAAGTGTTTCTTGA